GTCCAACCTACGCCGGCGGCGGCGGCGGCGACAGCGGGGCGACGTGCAGCTGGCAGTACACCTCCTCGAAGTGCGGGTCGCCCGGGTTGTAGTCGGCGCGCGCGCCGTCGAAGCGCTCGGGGAGCAGCGACAGCGAGTCCAGCTCCTCCACGAGGAACATGCGCCAGCCGCCGTCCGGATCGGTGCGGCTCCAGCCCGGGCGCATCCAGGCGCTGAGCGCGTCGTGGCCGGCCGTGTTGCGGCCGTACAGGTGCGGCTCGACGACGCGCACCGCGCCCCGGTAGCCGAACATCAGCAGGGCGCGCTCGGCGATCGCGTGGCAGATGCGCAGGTCCATGGTCAGCCTCCGATGGCGCGGTAGGCGTCGAGCGCCGCGCGCTGGGCGTCGGTCCAGGGGCGCGGGCGCTGCGCCGCGTAGTCGAACGACACCACCACCGAGCGCACCTCGGCCGCCACCGCGTCGTCCGCGCGGATCGCGTGCAGGATGGTGACGCTCGTCTGGCCGATGCGCTCGACCCACGTGTCCACGACCACCGTCTGGCCGAACGTCACCTGCCGCCGGAAGTCGATGGCGAGGTGCGCGAGGATCAGCGACTGCACCGCGCCCCCCAGCGCGCCCAGGAACTCCAGGCGCGCCGTCTCGGCGTAGAGGACGAAGCTGCCGTTGTTGACGTGGCCCAGCGCATCGGTGTCGGCGAAGCGCATCTGCACCGCGGTGCGGTGCACGCGCGGCGTCGTGTCGCGAGGAGCGGTCACGCGTCGTCGCGCGCGTAGCGGCTCTCGACGGCGGGCATCTCCTCGCCCTCGGGCGTCACGTTGTACATCAGGATGCGGAAGGTCGCGGCGTCGGGCGTCTCGATCGCGATGCGCCAGCTCCAGGGCGGCCCCTCGGGCGCGGGATAGCTGCCGCGCACGCTCAGCGCGCCCGATGCGTCGACCTCGCCCACGCACGTCAGCGGATGCTCGTGCTGGTGCCACGAGTCGACCCACGACGCGTGCGCCACCTCGCGCTTCGTCTCGTGGCCGATGAAGAGCAGGCCGTTGCACGGCTTCCCCTCGTGCGACCACGTGTAGGCGACGGTCACGAAGTTGCCGCGGCCGATGGGCGTCACCACCGCCGTCGTGTCGGAGTCGTGCTCGGCGGGCGTCGTCCAGGGCGTGAACAGCCGGCTCGTGCCGCGCCAGCGGCCGGCGAGGGAGGCGAGCGGCGTCGCGGCGGTCGGGGTGCTCATGGGACGGGATGGGTGGGAGGTTGAGTCGCGGCGCGCGTCAGTCGGTGACGCCCGCGCGGCGGTACGCGGCCAGGGCGTCGTCGCTGAAGCAGGCGAAGTGCACGAGCGCGAGCCCGCCCGCCTCCGGCGCGAAGGCGCGCACGGTGGCGACGGCCACGCGCGTCGCCGCCTCCAGCGGGTAGCCGTAGACGCCGGTGCTGATGGCGGGGAAGGCGACGCTCGCGCAGCCGTGGTCGCGCGCGAGCACGAGCGACGCCCGGTACGCCCCGGCCAGCAGCTCGGCCTCGCCGGCATCACCGCCCTGCCACACGGGACCGACCGCGTGGATCACGTGGCGCGCCTTCAGCCCGAAGCCGGGCGTGATGCGCGCCTCGCCGGTGGGGCAGCCGCCGATCGCCGCACCCGCGCGCGCGAGCTCGGGACCGGCCGCGCGGTGGATGGCGCCGTCCACGCCGCCGCCGGGGATGAGGGCCGAATTGGCCGCGTTGACGATCGCGTCGACGTCGAGCGTCGTGATGTCGACGCGGCTCGCGCGCAGTCGCAGCGCGCCGCTCATGCGGCGCCCGCGCCCGCGTTCGCGCCCGCGTTCGCGCCCGCGGGCCACAGCCACGCCGCGCCGCGCACGCCGCTGGAGTCGCCGTGCCGGTTGCGCACGACGCGCGTCAGCACGGTGTCCGAGAACACGTACGTCGGGAGTCGCGCCGTCACCGCGTCCGCGAGCCCCGCGAGGTTGGACATGCCGCCGCCCAGCACGACGACGTCGGGATCGACGACGTCGATGACGGTGGCGAGGCTGCGCGCGAGGCGGTCGTGGTAGCGCGCGAGCGTCGCCACGGCCGCAGGCTCGCCGTCGGCGGCGGCGCGCTCGATCTCGCGGCTGGTGAGCGCCTGGCCCGTGTGCCGCTCGTGGTCCTTCATGAACGCGGGCCCCGACAGGAACGCCTCGATGCACCCGTGCTTGCCGCAGTAGCAGGGCGGGCCGGGCGTCTCGTCGGGCGCGGGCCACGGCAGCGGGTTGTGGCCCCACTCGCCGGCGATGAGGTTCGGGCCCACCAGGCAGCGGCCGTGCACGACGATCCCGCCGCCCACGCCGGTGCCGAGGATGACGCCGAAGACGACGTCCGCGCCCGCGGCGGCGCCGTCGGCGGCCTCGGAGATCGCGAAGCAGTTGGCGTCGTTCATCAGCCGCACCTCGCGGCCGAGCCGCGCCTCGAGGTCGCTGCGGAACGGCTGGCCGTTGAGGCAGACGGAGTTCGCGTTCTTCACGCGCCCCGTCGCGGGCACGACGGTGCCCGGGATGCCGATGCCGACGCGGCCGCGCGCTCCCGCCTCGCGCTCGACGTCGGCGACGATGCCGGCCAGCGCGTCGAGCGTGGCGGCGTAGTCGCGCGGTGTGGGCACGCGCCGCCGGACGGTGATCGCGCCCGCGTCCGACAGCGCGATCGCCTCGATCTTGGTGCCGCCCAGGTCGATGCCGATGCGCATGCGCCAACCTGTCACGCGCGCCCCCTCAGCGGAAGTCGTGGCCGCGCGCATGCTCGGCCCCCACGGGCGCCTCCAGCCGGCGGAAGCGGTCGGCGCGCACGTTGACGACGGCGTGCGGCGCCGTGCCCTCGACCTGCAGCCGCCCGCGGATCAGCAGCAGCGGCGACGTCGAGATGAGCAGCGCCTCGCGCTCGAAGCGCTTCGGGTTGATGACGACGTTGATCGTCCCCGTCTCGTCCTCGAGCGTGAGGAAGACGAAGCCCTTGGCGGTGCCCGGCCGCTGCCGGCAGATGACGAGCCCCGCGACCGCCACCAGCTCGCCGTCGCGCCCGTCCTGCACGGCCGCGCGCGCGGTGCGCACGCCGTTGGGCGCGAGCAGCTCGCGCAGGTGCGCCATCGGGTGGCCCACGAGCGAGACGCCGGTGACGCGGTAGTCGGCCTCGGTCAGCTCGTAGGGCGTCATCGCGGGCACGGCCGCCGGCACGTCGAGCGTGCGCGCGCGCGGCGCCAGCGGGCCGGCGTCGCCGCGCTCCGCCTCCAGCAGCCGCCACACGGCCGCGCGCCGCCGCCGCAGCTGCGGCTCGTCGGGCACGAACGCGTCGAGCGCGCCCGCCTCCGCGAGCACGCGCAGCGCGCGCCGGTCGAGCCCCGCGCGGGCGACGAGATCGTCGATGGACCTGAACGCGCCGTTGGCGACCGCCGCTTCCAGTCGGGCGCGCGCCCGGCTTCCCAGTCCGCGCACGAGTCGTAGCCCCAGGCGGACTGCGGGCGCCGCGCCGCGGTCGGATTCGAACGTCGAGTCGAACGCCGACCGCGTGACGTCCACCGGCAGCACCCGCACCCCATGCCGCTTCGCGTCCTCGATCAGCGTCCCCGGCGCGTAGAAACCCATCGGCTGCGCGTTCAGCAGCGCGCACAGGAACTCCGGCGCGTAGTGGTGCTTCATGTACGCCGACGCGTAGACCAGCAGCGCGAAGCTGGCGGCGTGGCTCTCGGGGAAGCCGTAGTCGGCGAAGGCATGGATCTGGTTGTAGATCCTTCGCGCGGTCTCCTCCGGGATCCCGTTGCGCGCCATCCCCGCGACCAGCTTCTCGCAGATCTCCGCCATCTTCTCGTGGCTGCGCTTGTGCCCCATCGCGCGGCGCAGCGCGTCGGCCTCGCCGGGCGTGAAGCCCGCGGCCGCGATCGCGACCTGCATCCCCTGCTCCTGGAAGAGCGGCACGCCCATCGTGCGCTCCAGCACCGGCCGCAGCGACTCGTGCGGGAACGTCACGTCCTCCAGCCCGGCGCGGCGGCGCAGGTACGGATGCACCATGTCGCCCTGGATCGGTCCCGGGCGGATGAGCGCCACCTCCACCACGAGGTCGTAGAAGCAGCGCGGCTGCAGGCGCGGCAGCGTGTTCATCTGCGCGCGGCTCTCGATCTGGAACACGCCGATCGTGTCGGCGCGGCACATCATCTCGTAGACGTCGGGGTCGTCCGTCGGGAGCTGCGCGAGGTCGAGCGCCAGGCCGCGCGTGCCGCGCAGGTACAGCAGGCAGTCCTGCAGCACCGTCAGCATGCCGAGGCCGAGCAGGTCGATCTTCACCAGCCGCACGGGATCGAGGTCGTCCTTCTCCCACTGGATGACGGTGCGCCCCGGCATCGACGCCGGCTCCACCGGCACGACGGTCGCCAGCGGCTCGGCCGTCAGCACGAAGCCGCCGACGTGGATGGAGCGGTGGCGCGGCAGCTGATGCAGCCCGTCGACGACGTCGGCGAGCACGCGCACGCGCGGGTCGCGCGCGTCGAGCCCCGCGCGCGCGAGCACGCCGTTCTCCGGCGCGGGCGCGGTCGGCAGCACCGCGGTCGTGGGGTTGCGGCGCTCCTCGGGCGTGGGCGCGGCATGGGGATCCTGCCACGGAGCGCCGGTGGCCGCCTGGGCACGCGCATCATGGAAGCGGCGCAGCGCCTCGTCGTGCGCGGGCGTGCCGCGGACGTCGGCGCGCGTGGGGTCGTACGGCAGCTCGACGCGCGGTGCGTCCAGCGGCGCCGCCACGACGCGCCGTGCCGCGTCCTTCACGGCGCGCGCCCGCGTGGTGGCCTCGGTGCCGCGCACCATGCCGTCGCCGAGCGTGCGCGCGACGGATGCCGCGGGCAGCCCCGCGCGCAGCGCGTCCGCCGTCGCCCGCGCGGAGAAGCGATCGCTGAACGCGCTCAGCGCGTCGCCCTGCGCGGTCGAGAAGCCGAGCGCGCGCGCCGCGTCGCGCACCGCGCTGCGGCCGCGCCACGTGATCTGCTCGCACACCATCGCCGCGTGCGCGCGCCCGTACTTCGCGTACACGTACTGGATCACGCGCTCGCGCTCGCGGTGCGCGAAGTCGAGGTCGATGTCGGGCGCCTCCTGCCGGTCCTCGCTCAGGAAGCGCTCGAACAGGAGGTTCATCGCCACGGGATCCACCGCGGTGATGCCCAGGCAGTAGCACACCGCGCTGTTGGCCGCGGAGCCGCGCCCCTGGCAGAGGATCCCCTCGCGGCGCGCGAAGCGCACGATATCGTAGACGATCAGGAAGTAGCCCGCGAGCCCCAGCCGCCGGATCACCGCCAGCTCGTGCGCCAGCTGCCGGTCGTGCGCGGCGGTGCGCCGCGTGCCCGTGCCCTCGCCCCACCGGTCGCGCGCGTGGGTCTCCACCAGCTCGGCCAGGTACGTGTCGGCGTCGACGCCCGGCGGCAGCGGGAACGCCGGCAGCGTGGGCCGCAGCTGCTCCAGGCGGAACGTGCACCGCTCGGCGATCGCCACGCTCTCGCGCACGCCCTCGGGCGCGTGGCGCCAGCGGCGCGCGACGGCGGCCGGGCCCTTGAGGTACCACTCGCCGTTCGGCGGCAGGCGCGTGCCCATCGCGTCCAGCGGGCGCCCGTGGCGCAGCGCGCACAGCACGTCGTGCGCGACGCGCGCGCCGGGATCGGCGTAGCGCACGTCGTTCGCCACCACCCACGGCGCGCCGACCGCGCGCGCGAGCACGACGAGATCGGCCGTGAGCGCGCGCTCCTCGGCCAGCCCGTGGTCCCAGCACTCCACCGCCACGCGCCCGTCGAACGCGTCGCGCAGGCGGCCGAGCGCGCGGCGCGCGTCGTCGCTGCGACCGTGCGCGAGCAGCGCGGGGACGCGGCCGCGTGGCCCGCCGGTGAGCGCGTACACGCCGCCCGCGTGCGCGGCCAGCTCCGCGAACGACACGCACGGCCGCCCGCGCGGCCGCTCCATGCGCGCGCGCGTGACGAGGGTCGAGACGTTGGCGTAGCCGGCGCGCGACTCCGCGAGCAGGACGAGCGGCGCGGCGTCGGCGCCGTCGTCGTCCCACGCGACGTCGATCTCCGCGCCCACGATCCCCGCCAGCCCCGCCTCGCGCGTCGCCTCCGCGAATCGCACCACGCCGCCCAGGTCGTGCCGGTCGGTGAGCGCGAGCCCCGGCAGCCCGACCGCCAGCGCGCGCGCCACCAGCATCTCGGGAAGCGATGCGCCGTCGAGCAACGAGAACGCCGAGCGGCAGTGCAACTCGTAGAAGCTTGATGAAGCGGAAGACCGAGCGGCGGAGGACGGAAGGGCGGAGGACGATGAAGCGTGAGACGAGAGGGCGGATGCTTCGCGCTGGGAGCTCACGCGCCGTTCCGCCGTCTCGTATCGCGCCCTTCCGTTCTCCGCTGCATCGTCCTCCGCCGTATCGTCCTCCGCCGTATCGCGCTCAATCGTACCAGCCCTGCACCCACCACCCGCCCCGCGCGCGGTCGCGGTAGGCGAGCAGCAGCCCCGCCGCGGTCGTGCAGCGCCAGTAGTCGCGGCGGTACGGGTCGGCCCACCACTCGCCCGACAGGCGCTCCGGGCCGTCCGCGCGCGTGACGGCGAGCGCGCGCCCGCGCCAGTGCACGGTCGTCGGCGCGCCCACCGCGTCGGGCGCCACGTCCGCCGACTCGGCCGGCTCCAGCAGGCGCAGCGCGGCCGGGACGTGCGTCGACTGCGCATGCACGTCGCGCGGTGCATCGGATGCGTCGCTCGGTGCATCGCTCGGCGCGTCCACGCCCTCCACCGGCAGCCACTGGCCCGCGCGCTCGGGGCGGTGATGGTCGCGCGCGACGGCGCGCACGACGACGTTGGGCCCCAGCTCCGCGCGGATGCGCGCGAACGCGGCCTCCACCGCGGCCGGATCGTGCCACGCCGGCGAGAGCAGGTCGCCCTGGTCGCTGCCGAGTCGGCCCGTCGCGGGCACGCTCACCGTCACGCCGCACACCGGCGCGGGCAGCGTCGCGCGCTCCAGCAGCGCGCGGCACCGCTCGAACAGCGGCGCCACGCGCGCCAGCGGCCGCGCCAGCCGCACCTCGCGCGTGAGCGTGTGCGTGGCGCCGACGTCCAGGTGCAGCGTCAGCGCGACCGTCGCCGCGCCCAGCGCGTCGCGCGCCAGGTCCGCGACCAGCCGGTCGAGCGCCGCGCGCACGAGGAACAGCACCGGCTCCAGCGTCGCCGACGGCGCCGCCAGCTCGGTGCTCACGCTGCGCCGCGCCTCCACGCGCACGAGCCCCGGCCGGCGCCGGTCCTCGCCGCGCGCCAGCCGCCATGCGCTCAGCCCCGCGGGACCCCAGCGCGCCTCCACGTCGCCGCCGTCGAGCGCGGCCAGCCCGCCGGCCGTGCGCACGCCCAGCGCGGCCAGCCCCGCGCGCACCTCGACGTCCATCTGCACCAGCGCGAGCGGCACGGTCGCGAGGTACGCCGCGCATCCGCCGCGCGGCACCACGACGCAGCCGCGCGGCGGCGGCAGCGGCGCGGCCTCCACCGGCGGCGGGGTGGGGGCAGGGGGGAGATACCGCGCATACGCCTCCGCATACGGATCGGGCACCGGCTCGGCCGGCCCGTAGTCCCACGTCGCCGCGCGCGCCGCGACGCACGAGTCGGCGACGCCCACGCGCGCGCCCGGATGCCACGCGCCCGCGAGGCGGTGCAGCGCGCGCGCGAGCCCGCGCTCCCCGCCGACGCCGTCCACGCCGCCCGCGCCGATCCACCACATGCCGGGCGCGCCGGCGACCGGCGTCACCTGCGGGCTGGCGATCAGCAGCAGCGCGCTCACCGCGTCGGTCGCGCGGCGCACCGCGTCCTCGTCCCATGGCCACACCACCAGCGCGGCGCAGCGCGCGCGCGCCGCGGCGACGGTCATGCCCGCGCGCACGCCGAGCCGGCCGGCGCCCGCCGACACGACCCGCAGCCGGCGCGCCGGCCCCGCGTCTCCCTCCGCGATCGCGATGGGCTGCGCGTCCCAGTGCTCCTCGGCCCCCGTGTCAGCGGCGGCCGAGCGCGGGCTCGGCGCAGCGGCGCCCCCGGCGGACCGGGTCGGCGACGCGGCCGGCGTGGTCGCGGGAGACGCCGTCGGCGGCAGCGGGAGCGCCAGCGCCAGCTGCATGGCCATCGGCGGGCCGTCCGTCGGCGCTCCCGACGACGCGCCCTGCCGCGCGCGCCACAGGGCGCCGATCGGGAACCTCGGGATGCGCACACAGGCAACGCGCCACACCGACCGCACAGCTCACCTCCACGTTGCGATGCGTCCCACCCTTCTCCACCGTGATCACCGCGCGCTGCACCACGCTCCACGTCCCGCCACTCTCGGGGCGCCACCGCCGTGCGGGCGGCCGCTCCCCCGCGCCCGGCGCGGCGTTGGCCGCGCGCGCGCGCAGCCGCAGCGCCCCCGCGAGGTCGCTGGCGCGCGACCCCGTGCCCACCAGCACGAGCGCCGCGTCGGCGTCGCGCGCCAGCTGCAGGAGCCGCATCGCCACGGCGCGCGACAGCACCGGCGCGCCGTCCACCACCACCAGCCCGAAGCCGCCGCTGCGCAGCAGCACGTCGGCGCACCACGCGGCGCGCGCGGCGTCGGGGGGGCGCACGACCCACAGCCGCTCGGTGTCCGCCCAGTCGCGCGGCGCGAGCGTACAGGTGGCGTCGACGTAGGCCACCCACGCGCTCGCGGCGAGCGCCTGCCCGACCAGCCGCCGCGCGAGCGTCGTGACGCCGCTGCCGGCCGCGCCCAGCAGCTCGGTGAGGCGGCCGCGCGGCACGCCCCCGGTGAGCTGCAGCGCGGCGTCGAGCGCGCCGACGCCGGTGCGGAAGCCCTGCGTCGGCGCCGTGTCGCCGTCGACGACGTCGGCGATGCGGCGCCGCAGGGCGTCGAGCACGTCGGAGGTCGGGGTGGCATCGGGCGCATGGACGGGCGCATGGACGGCGAGCGCATGGGCGACGCTCATGCGATCCGAACAGAAGCCGAAAGTCGGCGGCGCGCGACGGCGCGAACGGAGACCGTCATGCGCTCAGCGCCCGAA
This is a stretch of genomic DNA from Roseisolibacter agri. It encodes these proteins:
- a CDS encoding acyl-CoA thioesterase, whose translation is MTAPRDTTPRVHRTAVQMRFADTDALGHVNNGSFVLYAETARLEFLGALGGAVQSLILAHLAIDFRRQVTFGQTVVVDTWVERIGQTSVTILHAIRADDAVAAEVRSVVVSFDYAAQRPRPWTDAQRAALDAYRAIGG
- a CDS encoding ROK family protein codes for the protein MRIGIDLGGTKIEAIALSDAGAITVRRRVPTPRDYAATLDALAGIVADVEREAGARGRVGIGIPGTVVPATGRVKNANSVCLNGQPFRSDLEARLGREVRLMNDANCFAISEAADGAAAGADVVFGVILGTGVGGGIVVHGRCLVGPNLIAGEWGHNPLPWPAPDETPGPPCYCGKHGCIEAFLSGPAFMKDHERHTGQALTSREIERAAADGEPAAVATLARYHDRLARSLATVIDVVDPDVVVLGGGMSNLAGLADAVTARLPTYVFSDTVLTRVVRNRHGDSSGVRGAAWLWPAGANAGANAGAGAA
- a CDS encoding DUF1579 family protein, with the translated sequence MSTPTAATPLASLAGRWRGTSRLFTPWTTPAEHDSDTTAVVTPIGRGNFVTVAYTWSHEGKPCNGLLFIGHETKREVAHASWVDSWHQHEHPLTCVGEVDASGALSVRGSYPAPEGPPWSWRIAIETPDAATFRILMYNVTPEGEEMPAVESRYARDDA
- a CDS encoding DNA polymerase III subunit alpha; protein product: MSSQREASALSSHASSSSALPSSAARSSASSSFYELHCRSAFSLLDGASLPEMLVARALAVGLPGLALTDRHDLGGVVRFAEATREAGLAGIVGAEIDVAWDDDGADAAPLVLLAESRAGYANVSTLVTRARMERPRGRPCVSFAELAAHAGGVYALTGGPRGRVPALLAHGRSDDARRALGRLRDAFDGRVAVECWDHGLAEERALTADLVVLARAVGAPWVVANDVRYADPGARVAHDVLCALRHGRPLDAMGTRLPPNGEWYLKGPAAVARRWRHAPEGVRESVAIAERCTFRLEQLRPTLPAFPLPPGVDADTYLAELVETHARDRWGEGTGTRRTAAHDRQLAHELAVIRRLGLAGYFLIVYDIVRFARREGILCQGRGSAANSAVCYCLGITAVDPVAMNLLFERFLSEDRQEAPDIDLDFAHRERERVIQYVYAKYGRAHAAMVCEQITWRGRSAVRDAARALGFSTAQGDALSAFSDRFSARATADALRAGLPAASVARTLGDGMVRGTEATTRARAVKDAARRVVAAPLDAPRVELPYDPTRADVRGTPAHDEALRRFHDARAQAATGAPWQDPHAAPTPEERRNPTTAVLPTAPAPENGVLARAGLDARDPRVRVLADVVDGLHQLPRHRSIHVGGFVLTAEPLATVVPVEPASMPGRTVIQWEKDDLDPVRLVKIDLLGLGMLTVLQDCLLYLRGTRGLALDLAQLPTDDPDVYEMMCRADTIGVFQIESRAQMNTLPRLQPRCFYDLVVEVALIRPGPIQGDMVHPYLRRRAGLEDVTFPHESLRPVLERTMGVPLFQEQGMQVAIAAAGFTPGEADALRRAMGHKRSHEKMAEICEKLVAGMARNGIPEETARRIYNQIHAFADYGFPESHAASFALLVYASAYMKHHYAPEFLCALLNAQPMGFYAPGTLIEDAKRHGVRVLPVDVTRSAFDSTFESDRGAAPAVRLGLRLVRGLGSRARARLEAAVANGAFRSIDDLVARAGLDRRALRVLAEAGALDAFVPDEPQLRRRRAAVWRLLEAERGDAGPLAPRARTLDVPAAVPAMTPYELTEADYRVTGVSLVGHPMAHLRELLAPNGVRTARAAVQDGRDGELVAVAGLVICRQRPGTAKGFVFLTLEDETGTINVVINPKRFEREALLISTSPLLLIRGRLQVEGTAPHAVVNVRADRFRRLEAPVGAEHARGHDFR
- a CDS encoding O-acetyl-ADP-ribose deacetylase; amino-acid sequence: MSGALRLRASRVDITTLDVDAIVNAANSALIPGGGVDGAIHRAAGPELARAGAAIGGCPTGEARITPGFGLKARHVIHAVGPVWQGGDAGEAELLAGAYRASLVLARDHGCASVAFPAISTGVYGYPLEAATRVAVATVRAFAPEAGGLALVHFACFSDDALAAYRRAGVTD